A single window of Flavobacteriales bacterium DNA harbors:
- a CDS encoding DNA/RNA non-specific endonuclease, whose amino-acid sequence MMFSIAKHWLRTPVYAMVFLVVPGLFSGISAQQQATITTGGQVLLYSNHTWKDAKDDALFQIQPSVSPLSMEPSALPGIQVVHHTGYSLGYSEPHEQPQWVAYILTAEALANPVERNATFQEDALVTTGTASDQDYQGAGYDRGHMAPALDMSSTEITMKESFLYSNVSPQTAGFNRGIWKRLETQVRAWAKEEGAVYVVTGPLLKDGLPVIGSDSVSVPDAFFKVILEYKAPGAKGIGFILPAQSSDGSLMEFAVTIDSVEKATGIDFFPALPDDQEQLIESSLPLYSFQWLDAGTPSDDNDDGDKRDVAVQCKGLTNSGKRCKNMTRNLNGYCHLHQNQAPSMSTPAPAKPGDQ is encoded by the coding sequence ATGATGTTCAGCATCGCAAAACACTGGTTGCGCACCCCGGTTTATGCAATGGTTTTCTTGGTTGTTCCGGGTCTCTTCTCAGGGATCAGTGCCCAACAACAAGCTACTATCACAACAGGTGGACAAGTATTGCTGTATAGCAACCATACATGGAAGGATGCTAAAGATGATGCGCTTTTTCAGATCCAGCCGTCCGTTTCGCCGTTGTCCATGGAGCCCTCTGCACTGCCGGGAATCCAGGTAGTACATCATACCGGATACTCGCTGGGATACTCGGAACCGCACGAACAACCCCAATGGGTGGCGTACATACTTACAGCTGAGGCCCTGGCAAATCCGGTGGAGCGGAATGCAACTTTCCAGGAAGATGCATTGGTGACTACGGGCACTGCAAGTGATCAGGACTATCAGGGGGCTGGTTATGACCGAGGACATATGGCTCCGGCTTTGGACATGTCATCTACGGAGATTACCATGAAAGAGTCGTTCCTGTATAGCAACGTGTCGCCACAAACAGCCGGGTTCAACCGCGGTATATGGAAAAGATTGGAAACGCAGGTGCGCGCATGGGCAAAAGAGGAAGGTGCCGTGTATGTAGTTACGGGGCCTTTGCTCAAGGATGGTTTACCAGTTATCGGTTCCGACAGCGTTTCGGTACCCGACGCGTTTTTCAAAGTAATCCTGGAATACAAGGCGCCCGGAGCAAAAGGGATAGGGTTTATCTTGCCTGCGCAAAGCTCGGATGGCAGCCTGATGGAATTTGCCGTAACCATTGATAGCGTGGAGAAAGCAACCGGCATCGACTTCTTTCCTGCACTTCCTGATGACCAGGAGCAACTGATTGAATCCTCATTGCCCCTGTATTCTTTCCAATGGCTTGATGCAGGCACCCCGTCTGACGACAACGATGATGGAGATAAACGGGATGTGGCTGTACAATGCAAAGGATTGACCAATTCCGGAAAAAGATGTAAGAATATGACCCGTAATCTGAACGGGTATTGTCACCTTCACCAGAACCAGGCGCCGTCTATGAGCACTCCGGCACCTGCCAAACCGGGTGATCAATAG
- a CDS encoding cupin domain-containing protein: MIKKINWEDVTTEEVTPSMHRKIISGEKTMVARMKFKDGFLVPLHSHENEQITHCISGTMRFWFGADKEYTLDLNPGDVVVIPANLPHEALMIGDVEEVDTWSPPRQDWLDGTDDYLRK, translated from the coding sequence ATGATCAAAAAAATAAACTGGGAAGATGTGACAACCGAAGAAGTCACACCTTCCATGCACCGCAAAATCATTTCCGGAGAAAAAACCATGGTGGCCCGGATGAAGTTCAAAGATGGATTCCTCGTGCCCTTGCATAGCCACGAAAACGAACAGATCACGCATTGCATATCCGGTACCATGCGGTTTTGGTTCGGCGCCGATAAGGAATACACACTCGACCTGAACCCCGGCGATGTGGTGGTGATTCCCGCCAATCTTCCGCATGAAGCACTCATGATCGGTGATGTAGAAGAGGTGGATACCTGGTCGCCACCCAGGCAGGACTGGTTGGATGGTACCGACGATTACCTCAGAAAATAA
- a CDS encoding SDR family oxidoreductase: MDLGLKNKVAFVAASSQGLGKAVALELALEGAHVIISGRHTDVLEQARKEIEKTGGHPVLALAGDLSVQEDRDHMIRQTLEQYGHVDILVTNSGGPRAGCFDELRQQDWDQAYQLLLASVVGLIRGFSGGMKERGWGRIITITSQAVKQPVDTLMLSNAIRTAVVGLMKSLSNEWGAYGVTVNNVMPGYTETDRLKKLIANNPEFANATSEIPLGRFARPDEFAAAVLFLVSEKASYITGVSLAVDGGWIKGL; encoded by the coding sequence ATGGATCTCGGACTGAAAAACAAGGTGGCTTTCGTAGCCGCGTCCAGCCAGGGACTGGGAAAAGCTGTCGCGCTCGAACTCGCGCTTGAGGGTGCTCATGTGATCATCAGCGGCAGGCATACCGATGTATTGGAGCAGGCCCGGAAGGAGATTGAAAAGACAGGCGGTCATCCTGTGCTGGCGCTGGCCGGAGACCTGTCGGTTCAAGAAGACAGGGATCACATGATTCGCCAGACCCTTGAACAATACGGCCATGTAGACATCCTTGTGACCAATAGTGGCGGACCGCGTGCAGGCTGTTTTGATGAACTTAGACAACAGGATTGGGACCAGGCCTATCAATTGTTGCTCGCAAGTGTGGTCGGACTTATCCGCGGATTTTCAGGTGGCATGAAAGAACGGGGGTGGGGAAGAATCATCACCATCACATCCCAGGCAGTTAAACAACCGGTCGATACCCTGATGTTATCCAACGCCATCCGTACCGCAGTTGTAGGTTTGATGAAATCCCTGTCGAACGAATGGGGTGCATATGGGGTCACTGTGAACAACGTGATGCCTGGTTATACGGAAACGGATCGGTTAAAAAAATTGATTGCCAACAATCCGGAGTTTGCGAATGCAACATCCGAGATACCACTGGGGAGATTTGCACGTCCCGATGAGTTTGCAGCCGCAGTTTTATTCCTTGTTAGTGAAAAAGCCAGCTACATAACAGGCGTTTCTTTAGCTGTTGACGGGGGCTGGATCAAGGGGCTGTAA
- a CDS encoding NADP-dependent isocitrate dehydrogenase, with translation MSKEPRIIYTKTDEAPALATYSFLPIIQAFTAPAGVEVITKDISLAGRILATFPEFLKDGQRIPDDLAELGQLAQTPEANIIKLPNISASVPQLNAAIKELQAQGFALPEYPEEPGNDKEKDIKSRYDKIKGSAVNPVLREGNSDRRAPKSVKNYVKKNPHRMGAWKSASKSHVASMTSGDFFGSEKSVTIQQPADLTIEFVPEQGSATVLKDKTPVKAGEVIDTSVMSMGGLKSFLAEQINDAKANNVLFSVHLKATMMKVSDPIIFGAAVYEFYKDVFDTYKDTFEQLGVDPNNGIGDVYAKIQSLPADKRNEIEAAIQAEYAKRPALAMVDSDKGITNLHVPSDVIVDASMPAMIRASGQMWNAEGKQQDTKAVIPDRCYAGVYQATIDFCKANGAFDPATMGSVSNVGLMAQKAEEYGSHDKTFQIKAKGKVQVKDPSGNVVLEQPVDNGDIFRMCQVKDAPVRDWVKLAVSRARATGDPAIFWLDKNRSHDAELIKKVEVYLKDHDTSGLDIRIMSPVDATKFSLQRSKEGKDTISVTGNVLRDYLTDLFPILELGTSAKMLSIVPLMNGGGLFETGAGGSAPKHVQQFLQEDYLRWDSLGEFLALAVSLEHLANVTGNQRAKVLSETLDAATGTFLDNDKSPTRSIGGIDNRGSHFYLALYWAQALAAQSKDKELQTIFTPIAKSLTENEGQIVKELLAVQGNAVDIGGYYHPNDALASKAMRPSATLNKILSFLSKEVA, from the coding sequence ATGAGCAAAGAACCCCGCATTATTTACACGAAGACAGATGAGGCGCCGGCCCTGGCGACTTATTCATTTCTACCCATCATTCAGGCGTTCACCGCACCCGCCGGTGTTGAAGTGATTACCAAGGATATTTCCCTGGCAGGCCGGATACTGGCCACTTTCCCCGAATTCCTTAAAGACGGTCAGCGCATCCCGGATGACCTGGCTGAACTCGGACAACTGGCGCAGACCCCTGAGGCGAACATCATCAAACTTCCTAATATCAGCGCATCTGTGCCGCAATTGAACGCAGCCATTAAGGAACTGCAGGCGCAGGGTTTTGCCTTGCCCGAATACCCGGAAGAACCCGGTAACGATAAAGAAAAGGACATCAAATCCAGATACGATAAGATCAAGGGTAGTGCGGTGAATCCCGTGCTGCGCGAAGGAAACTCCGATCGAAGGGCTCCCAAGTCCGTAAAGAATTATGTGAAGAAAAACCCGCATCGCATGGGCGCATGGAAGTCGGCCTCCAAGTCCCACGTTGCAAGCATGACATCCGGTGATTTTTTCGGCAGCGAAAAATCTGTCACCATTCAACAACCCGCTGACCTCACCATTGAGTTCGTTCCCGAGCAGGGAAGTGCAACCGTGCTGAAAGATAAAACCCCGGTGAAAGCCGGAGAGGTGATTGACACATCCGTGATGAGCATGGGCGGGCTGAAATCATTCCTGGCTGAACAGATCAACGACGCAAAGGCAAACAACGTGCTGTTCTCCGTGCATCTGAAAGCAACCATGATGAAGGTCTCCGATCCGATTATTTTCGGAGCCGCCGTGTATGAGTTTTATAAAGATGTGTTTGATACCTACAAAGACACTTTCGAACAGCTGGGTGTGGATCCCAACAACGGCATCGGCGATGTGTATGCCAAGATACAAAGCCTGCCAGCCGACAAACGCAATGAAATTGAAGCCGCTATCCAGGCAGAATATGCCAAAAGACCCGCCCTCGCCATGGTGGATTCCGATAAAGGCATCACCAATCTGCACGTGCCGAGCGACGTGATCGTAGACGCATCTATGCCAGCCATGATCCGGGCATCCGGACAAATGTGGAATGCCGAAGGAAAACAACAGGATACCAAAGCTGTGATCCCCGACCGCTGCTATGCCGGCGTGTACCAGGCCACCATTGACTTTTGCAAAGCAAACGGCGCATTCGACCCGGCAACCATGGGCAGTGTTTCCAACGTCGGACTGATGGCGCAAAAAGCGGAAGAATACGGTTCTCACGACAAGACTTTCCAAATCAAAGCAAAAGGAAAAGTGCAGGTGAAGGATCCGTCCGGTAATGTAGTTCTTGAGCAACCTGTAGACAACGGTGATATCTTCCGTATGTGCCAGGTAAAAGACGCTCCCGTTCGGGATTGGGTGAAACTGGCCGTAAGTCGCGCCCGTGCAACCGGTGACCCCGCCATCTTCTGGCTCGATAAGAACAGAAGCCATGACGCAGAACTGATCAAAAAAGTGGAAGTATACCTGAAAGATCATGATACATCCGGACTGGATATCCGCATCATGTCTCCGGTGGATGCCACCAAGTTCTCATTGCAGAGAAGCAAGGAAGGCAAGGATACCATTTCTGTGACCGGAAACGTATTGCGTGATTACCTCACCGATCTGTTCCCGATCCTGGAGCTCGGAACAAGTGCCAAGATGCTTTCTATCGTACCTCTCATGAACGGAGGCGGATTGTTCGAAACAGGAGCAGGTGGTTCAGCCCCGAAGCACGTGCAGCAATTCCTCCAGGAAGATTATCTCCGGTGGGATTCACTGGGAGAATTCCTGGCACTGGCCGTTTCGCTCGAACACCTGGCCAATGTAACCGGCAACCAACGGGCGAAGGTGCTTTCCGAAACGCTGGATGCAGCCACCGGTACCTTCCTCGACAATGATAAATCGCCCACACGTTCCATTGGTGGAATCGACAACCGTGGAAGCCATTTCTACCTGGCCCTTTATTGGGCGCAGGCGTTGGCCGCTCAGTCAAAGGACAAGGAGCTGCAAACGATCTTCACGCCGATTGCAAAATCCCTGACGGAAAACGAGGGGCAGATTGTGAAAGAGCTGCTGGCCGTTCAGGGCAACGCGGTGGACATCGGCGGGTATTATCACCCGAACGATGCACTTGCTTCAAAAGCCATGCGCCCGAGTGCAACCCTGAACAAGATCCTCAGCTTCCTTTCAAAGGAAGTGGCGTGA
- a CDS encoding S8 family serine peptidase, translating to MKTPRNNEDFGVLLSNPPRSESVDVTPKSGYTTACYRNQKSPIEKHINLMLALVLTWGMSMFWSPTIQAQQETDDFEAGQIYVKLKDNVACRFAKQTSESVAIESLPALVPLTEKYGVTALARPFYFSKSDVLARTYTVTFSKYEDVMQLIHDLEQDPTVEYAERIPVKHLDYSPNDPLYSQSNMWHLFKIRAAEAWDITKGDPNIIVAMVDGAISVEHSDLKPVIWNNADEIPGNGKDDDNNGFVDDYRGWDFGQSDNDPSPESTTGNNWNHGSHTSGIAGAATDNNNGIASIGAGITLMPLKTGYECGGVCLKNTTQAITYAADNGANVISMSFGSTSSSQTEQNAITYAYNKGCVLVGSAGNTGSQSNNYPGTYTEVIGVANTTENDTKNSGSTYGTWVDLSAPGTNIYSTGYPSSYYNNTGTSMSAPLVSGLAGLMLSANPNLTPAEVKQCLKSTAINIDNLNPSYAGKLGSGRIDALGAVQCASQGTSPTANFTSSTGGSCDGVISFTDKSSNATSWSWNFGDGGSSTQQNPTHTYTASGTYTVTLTATNTNGSDSKSLTVTISLLTTPTTQGDVTCNAGTVNLSATGGGTGITYHWYDAASGGNLVNTGTTYNPNISSTTTYYVAATDVQGPQSAGPSDNSIGAGGYFTANSDHGLFFDALQDIKLKSVKVYANTAGSRTIEVLDAQGGNVLHTITLNLPAGESRADLNFDISAASGMFIKISGATIDLYRNSAGASFPYTVSNVVSITGNSATDAGYYYYFYDWEVQLPGCESARTSVTGTVVNLSKPTITSDATTLTCDQSGLTYAWYMGGSVISGANGMVYTPAQNGYYQVMITDGNGCTALSDSVYWQQVGIADDDLAKSIHLYPNPNQGVFNIDFNLGAPAHCSVVVTNLLGERVYASEQEVNGHLHQIIEMSKLNKGMYLVQIQVDSRSMTKKLVIN from the coding sequence ATGAAAACACCTAGAAACAATGAGGACTTTGGGGTACTCCTCTCCAATCCACCCCGATCCGAGTCCGTTGACGTGACTCCCAAATCAGGCTATACAACCGCCTGTTACCGCAATCAAAAATCTCCCATAGAAAAACACATCAACCTGATGCTAGCGCTGGTGCTCACATGGGGCATGAGCATGTTCTGGAGCCCCACGATACAAGCTCAGCAGGAAACGGATGATTTCGAAGCAGGCCAGATTTATGTCAAGCTCAAAGACAATGTCGCCTGTCGTTTTGCCAAACAAACCAGCGAAAGCGTGGCGATCGAAAGCCTTCCTGCATTGGTACCGCTGACTGAAAAGTACGGAGTAACAGCACTGGCCAGGCCATTTTACTTCTCCAAATCGGATGTACTGGCACGCACCTATACGGTCACTTTCTCAAAATATGAAGATGTGATGCAACTCATCCACGATCTGGAACAGGATCCGACTGTTGAGTATGCCGAACGCATACCGGTCAAGCATCTCGACTACAGTCCGAACGACCCCCTTTACAGCCAAAGCAACATGTGGCACCTGTTCAAGATCCGCGCGGCCGAAGCATGGGACATCACCAAGGGCGACCCGAATATCATCGTTGCCATGGTAGACGGCGCCATTTCTGTTGAGCATTCCGACCTGAAGCCGGTCATATGGAACAACGCCGATGAAATTCCCGGGAACGGAAAAGATGATGACAACAACGGTTTTGTGGATGACTACCGCGGATGGGATTTCGGCCAGAGCGACAACGACCCGAGTCCGGAATCAACCACGGGAAACAACTGGAACCACGGCAGTCATACATCCGGCATTGCCGGGGCTGCTACCGACAACAACAACGGCATCGCCTCCATCGGTGCAGGCATCACGCTGATGCCACTCAAAACCGGATATGAATGCGGAGGCGTTTGCCTGAAGAACACCACCCAGGCCATCACCTATGCCGCTGACAACGGTGCGAACGTGATCAGCATGTCGTTCGGTTCAACCAGTTCCAGCCAAACCGAACAGAATGCCATCACATATGCATACAACAAAGGATGTGTACTGGTGGGCTCTGCCGGCAACACCGGAAGCCAAAGCAACAACTATCCAGGCACGTATACGGAAGTGATCGGGGTGGCAAATACCACCGAGAACGACACCAAGAACTCGGGATCAACCTATGGAACATGGGTGGATCTTTCAGCACCTGGCACCAACATTTACAGCACCGGATACCCGAGCAGCTACTACAACAACACGGGCACTTCCATGTCAGCTCCACTTGTATCAGGGTTGGCCGGCCTGATGCTTTCCGCCAATCCGAACCTGACACCGGCGGAAGTGAAGCAATGCCTGAAAAGCACTGCCATCAATATCGACAACCTGAACCCAAGTTATGCCGGCAAACTGGGGTCGGGACGTATCGACGCGCTGGGAGCTGTTCAATGTGCATCCCAGGGCACAAGCCCCACAGCTAACTTCACCTCCTCAACCGGTGGAAGTTGTGACGGTGTTATTTCCTTCACCGATAAATCATCCAATGCCACCAGCTGGAGTTGGAATTTCGGTGACGGCGGGTCATCCACCCAACAAAATCCAACCCATACCTACACCGCCTCCGGAACCTACACGGTCACGCTCACCGCTACCAATACCAATGGTTCCGACAGCAAATCGCTGACGGTCACCATTTCCCTCCTCACAACACCCACTACACAAGGAGATGTGACATGCAACGCAGGAACAGTCAACCTTTCTGCAACCGGGGGCGGTACAGGTATTACTTACCACTGGTATGATGCCGCTTCAGGTGGCAATCTGGTGAACACCGGCACCACCTACAACCCGAACATCAGCTCAACCACTACTTACTATGTGGCTGCAACGGATGTCCAGGGTCCGCAAAGCGCAGGGCCTTCCGACAACTCCATTGGTGCCGGCGGCTATTTCACGGCCAATTCAGATCACGGGTTGTTCTTTGATGCGTTGCAGGACATCAAGCTGAAGTCGGTAAAAGTGTATGCCAATACTGCGGGATCGCGCACCATTGAAGTGCTGGATGCACAAGGCGGCAACGTGCTTCACACCATCACCCTGAACCTGCCGGCCGGGGAAAGTCGTGCAGATCTCAACTTTGACATTTCCGCAGCATCCGGCATGTTCATTAAGATATCCGGTGCAACGATTGACCTTTATAGGAACAGCGCCGGTGCTTCTTTCCCGTATACCGTCAGCAACGTGGTTTCCATCACAGGAAACAGTGCAACGGACGCGGGCTACTACTACTATTTTTATGATTGGGAAGTACAGTTGCCAGGCTGCGAAAGTGCCCGTACATCCGTAACCGGTACGGTGGTAAACCTATCCAAACCTACGATCACTTCAGATGCAACCACCCTCACTTGTGACCAGTCCGGCTTAACATATGCCTGGTACATGGGGGGCAGCGTGATCAGCGGAGCCAACGGCATGGTATACACCCCTGCACAGAACGGTTATTACCAGGTAATGATCACTGACGGAAACGGGTGTACGGCACTTTCCGATTCGGTGTACTGGCAACAGGTGGGCATTGCGGATGATGACCTGGCAAAGTCCATCCACCTGTATCCCAATCCCAACCAGGGGGTATTCAATATAGATTTCAACCTGGGGGCTCCCGCCCACTGCAGCGTTGTTGTAACCAACCTGCTGGGTGAAAGGGTGTATGCAAGTGAGCAGGAGGTAAACGGACACCTGCATCAGATCATTGAAATGAGCAAATTAAACAAGGGCATGTACCTGGTTCAGATTCAGGTCGACAGCCGGTCGATGACTAAAAAACTGGTTATCAACTAA
- a CDS encoding gliding motility-associated C-terminal domain-containing protein — MNHATHSSSIKWFAVLLMLISMHARSLACDGNSMVYNGYSDLGGCVYRLRFHVCIDETNGKRANKGWMLSITGGTVLAATPNPLVNSNNGGGTSLTPKITGNDIEWGCIACMYPATGPTFIPILGNRECFDVTVDIQGSPTSWIAYGNLIGVKEGCVVDAPGSCDHPNCVSQSTTNGTCLCKLCQEINHGCIKGDYEYCCGQGNFPSFPTCCILQTSTSTVDILCDGDDDGSGTVTVSAGTGPYDYLWSNGKTTSTITGLTPGTYTVTTSSSDGCEDIQTINIIAPPPLTLSLTPTDIPCAGDNSGSITSDYGGGTPGYTYVWSNGATNSNVSNVGPGTYALTVTDANGCTITSDATVTEPDPLTLNMPSDLYVCSDDTPTSDLTCTPGGGTPTYTYNWSNGGTSATITVTNVVNTSPTYTVTITDANGCTITDQVTVYVSCNPSVVLNDTTLCEGECATVKENAFGGDPPYQYQWSDPSLSGPGPHSVCPPATTQYCVTITDGNNVTAEACMTVNINPPPTLTTSGTGSVCGQCNGSVSVSANSTGPYSYMWSDGCTSATCNDKCPGSYDVTVTDGNGCVNQASQTIGNIGGPTISASATDASCGGICDGTTSVTITSQGTPPYTYIWSNGCDQTSCTAVCAGTHTVTITDGNGCIDVATTTVTEPVPVVSSVTTWDETCGNCQGAASVSASGGIPGYQFVWDSGNTSDNQDSLCQGIYYVTVTDSHGCQVIDTGVVNNIIVDPAADFLPDPVTVSIMNPVVNFIDKSSNAITWFWDFGDSTTSTNTNPTHVFADTGCYLVSLFIENQYGCHDTIRRTVCVKDISAIYVPNVFTPNKDGVNDYFTVGSYNYCQFEMYIFDRWGNLIYSTTSLAGWDGTANGSTEIAQEDVYVWLIKAQDCNGEQWKRVGRVSLIR; from the coding sequence ATGAACCACGCAACGCACTCCTCCAGCATCAAATGGTTTGCAGTACTTTTGATGCTTATTTCCATGCATGCACGCTCTCTTGCATGTGATGGAAACAGCATGGTATACAACGGATATTCCGACCTAGGCGGCTGCGTGTATCGCCTTCGATTCCATGTTTGCATTGACGAAACCAACGGAAAAAGAGCCAACAAAGGATGGATGCTTTCTATCACTGGAGGCACCGTTTTAGCCGCTACACCTAATCCGCTGGTGAACTCCAATAATGGAGGCGGCACATCACTGACTCCCAAAATAACCGGCAATGATATTGAATGGGGCTGCATCGCCTGTATGTACCCCGCCACAGGTCCCACATTTATCCCGATCCTGGGCAACCGCGAATGCTTTGATGTAACGGTGGATATTCAGGGAAGTCCGACCAGCTGGATTGCCTACGGAAACCTGATCGGCGTGAAAGAAGGTTGTGTGGTGGACGCACCAGGTTCATGTGACCACCCCAACTGCGTAAGCCAATCCACCACCAATGGCACATGCCTCTGTAAACTGTGTCAGGAAATCAACCATGGCTGCATCAAAGGCGACTATGAATACTGCTGCGGCCAGGGCAATTTCCCTTCCTTCCCGACCTGTTGCATTTTACAAACCTCTACCTCCACAGTCGACATCCTTTGTGACGGTGACGATGATGGAAGCGGCACCGTTACGGTTTCTGCCGGTACCGGACCGTACGATTATCTCTGGAGCAATGGAAAAACCACATCCACCATCACCGGATTGACTCCGGGCACCTACACAGTAACCACCAGCAGCAGCGACGGCTGTGAAGACATTCAAACCATCAACATCATAGCTCCACCACCACTTACGCTTTCTCTCACACCAACTGACATCCCATGCGCAGGCGATAACAGCGGTTCAATTACATCCGATTATGGAGGCGGCACACCTGGCTATACCTATGTCTGGAGCAACGGCGCCACCAATTCCAACGTCTCCAATGTTGGTCCGGGAACCTATGCGCTCACGGTAACCGACGCCAATGGTTGCACCATCACCTCGGATGCAACCGTAACAGAACCCGACCCTCTTACCCTGAACATGCCTTCAGATCTGTATGTATGCTCGGATGACACCCCTACAAGCGACCTCACCTGCACACCGGGTGGCGGCACACCAACATACACATACAATTGGTCGAATGGCGGCACGTCTGCCACCATCACGGTCACCAATGTGGTCAACACGAGTCCAACATATACAGTCACCATTACGGATGCCAACGGATGTACAATTACAGACCAGGTAACCGTATACGTTTCATGCAACCCATCCGTCGTACTCAACGACACCACCCTGTGTGAAGGTGAATGCGCCACGGTGAAAGAGAACGCATTCGGAGGCGATCCGCCCTACCAATATCAATGGAGCGACCCCAGCCTGTCAGGACCCGGCCCACATTCGGTGTGCCCTCCTGCGACCACCCAATACTGCGTAACCATTACAGACGGCAATAACGTTACCGCAGAAGCTTGCATGACGGTAAACATCAATCCCCCACCCACCCTGACCACTTCAGGCACAGGTTCGGTTTGCGGGCAATGCAACGGATCCGTTTCGGTTTCTGCAAACAGTACAGGACCGTACTCCTACATGTGGAGTGATGGATGCACATCAGCAACCTGCAACGACAAGTGCCCGGGGTCTTATGACGTAACGGTGACCGACGGAAACGGATGCGTTAACCAGGCCAGTCAAACCATCGGCAATATTGGTGGCCCCACTATCTCAGCAAGCGCAACAGACGCAAGTTGTGGTGGAATATGCGACGGAACCACCTCGGTAACCATCACCTCGCAGGGCACGCCGCCTTACACCTACATATGGAGCAATGGATGTGACCAGACCTCTTGCACAGCCGTTTGTGCCGGCACCCATACCGTAACAATCACAGATGGCAATGGATGCATTGATGTGGCCACCACCACAGTAACCGAACCTGTACCGGTTGTCAGCTCCGTTACCACATGGGATGAAACTTGCGGAAATTGCCAGGGCGCCGCGTCTGTAAGTGCATCCGGTGGCATACCCGGCTATCAGTTTGTATGGGACTCCGGCAACACGTCTGACAACCAAGACTCGCTATGCCAGGGTATTTATTATGTAACCGTAACAGATTCACACGGGTGCCAGGTGATTGATACCGGTGTTGTAAACAACATCATTGTTGATCCGGCCGCAGATTTCCTACCCGATCCTGTGACCGTTAGCATCATGAATCCGGTGGTCAACTTCATCGACAAATCCTCAAATGCAATCACCTGGTTTTGGGATTTCGGTGATTCCACAACATCAACCAACACCAATCCGACCCACGTGTTCGCAGACACGGGTTGCTATCTGGTTAGCTTGTTTATTGAGAACCAATACGGATGCCACGATACAATCCGGCGTACCGTATGCGTAAAAGACATCTCAGCCATCTACGTACCGAATGTCTTTACGCCCAATAAAGATGGCGTGAATGACTACTTTACCGTGGGATCATACAATTACTGCCAATTTGAAATGTACATCTTCGACCGGTGGGGCAACCTCATCTATTCCACCACATCCCTCGCGGGGTGGGACGGAACCGCCAATGGTAGTACGGAAATCGCGCAGGAGGATGTATATGTGTGGTTAATCAAGGCACAAGATTGCAATGGCGAACAATGGAAACGTGTAGGGCGTGTGAGCCTGATCCGATAA
- a CDS encoding T9SS type A sorting domain-containing protein gives MAQSSTWGCDGHSAIFNGYKNLGNNIYRIQFNICIDETNGKKPNKGWLLSITGGTILSTSPDTISNIQNGGNTSFTPVITGNEIQWGCLECMHDSTGNIFIPILGNKECFEITVDIQGIPSEWRLLGNYIGTEQGCIVDGPGSCDHPNCVSQSTSGGTCLCKACYDIVHGCIRNGYEYCCASGFFPDFVGVHPPASPAEYLLNAYPNPSKTGTFQLTAPTDNTIMNIVVRDVLGRLIPFTSKTIQPNTYEISINTDSNTGLYFIQATGENDFNASTRIVIQ, from the coding sequence ATGGCTCAATCCAGTACTTGGGGGTGCGATGGACATAGTGCTATTTTTAACGGATATAAAAATCTGGGTAATAATATCTACCGGATACAATTCAACATTTGTATTGATGAAACAAACGGCAAAAAACCCAACAAAGGGTGGCTATTATCCATAACCGGGGGAACAATTCTATCCACATCACCAGACACAATTAGCAACATTCAAAATGGTGGGAACACTTCATTCACACCCGTAATTACTGGAAACGAAATCCAATGGGGTTGCCTGGAGTGTATGCATGATTCCACCGGAAATATTTTCATTCCAATACTTGGCAACAAAGAGTGTTTTGAAATCACGGTTGACATCCAGGGAATTCCATCTGAATGGAGGTTGCTTGGAAACTATATTGGCACTGAACAGGGGTGCATCGTGGATGGCCCCGGTTCGTGTGATCATCCAAATTGTGTAAGCCAATCTACATCCGGAGGAACCTGCCTTTGTAAAGCATGTTATGATATTGTACATGGATGCATCAGAAATGGATATGAATATTGCTGCGCCAGCGGATTCTTTCCAGACTTTGTGGGTGTTCACCCCCCTGCATCACCTGCAGAATACTTACTAAATGCGTACCCGAATCCTAGCAAAACAGGAACTTTCCAGCTGACAGCGCCTACTGACAACACGATAATGAATATTGTTGTTCGCGATGTTTTGGGAAGACTGATACCATTTACATCAAAAACCATCCAACCGAACACGTACGAGATCTCAATCAATACCGATTCCAACACCGGCTTGTACTTCATACAGGCAACCGGCGAAAATGACTTCAACGCTTCAACACGCATCGTGATCCAATAA